In a single window of the Acidobacteriota bacterium genome:
- a CDS encoding sodium:solute symporter, translated as MIEYTADSAQNKQPQMRFIDLAIIIGYLVGVTALGVAFRRAQTTASDYFIGKRNTHWLVICASIVATETSTLTLIGIPAIAYGSFARPEQGGNFMFLQIVAGYVIGRFIVSLLFVPAYFKGELQTAYKLLEERFGTAAKNFAASLFLVVRAVGDGVRTFAASIVISAVLAVTLPELRYLTAISILAVGILTLIYTYQGGLIAVLWTDLVQLVIYVSGAVIAAVVIWNAIPGGWAEISSVAADAGKFEFISFAFDATVPFTFWAGLIGGIALTTASHGTDQIIVQRLLACRNEGDAKKAIVTSGFVILFQFALLLFVGVMLFVFYKHFPMATELAKNDEVFPRFIVEHMPVGIAGLMIAALTAAAMSTLSSSLNALASSSVLDFYKPIFNPDADDAELLKFSRRLTAVWGVVLIGIAFLSRDVGSVLTVGLAIASLIYGPMLGAFLLGVLTEKANQQGVVAGMFTSMASMIAIWNLTPITWTWYVPIGTAICFSVGFLVSVVFGGGKALERS; from the coding sequence GTGATTGAATATACAGCAGATTCTGCACAGAACAAACAGCCGCAGATGCGCTTCATCGACCTCGCAATAATAATCGGCTACCTCGTCGGCGTTACGGCTCTCGGCGTGGCGTTCCGTCGGGCACAGACGACCGCCTCGGATTATTTCATCGGAAAGCGGAATACACACTGGCTGGTTATCTGTGCGTCGATCGTCGCGACCGAAACCAGCACGCTTACGCTGATCGGAATTCCCGCGATCGCATACGGCAGTTTTGCGAGACCTGAACAAGGCGGCAATTTCATGTTCCTGCAGATCGTCGCGGGCTACGTGATCGGGCGTTTCATCGTCAGTCTGCTGTTCGTTCCGGCGTATTTCAAGGGCGAACTTCAGACCGCGTATAAGCTGCTCGAAGAACGTTTCGGCACCGCAGCTAAGAATTTCGCCGCGTCGCTTTTCCTCGTTGTGCGTGCGGTCGGTGACGGCGTGCGTACGTTTGCGGCGTCCATTGTCATAAGCGCCGTCCTCGCGGTAACGCTGCCTGAACTTCGCTATTTGACGGCCATATCGATACTTGCTGTCGGCATTCTGACGCTCATATACACATATCAGGGCGGGCTGATCGCGGTGCTGTGGACGGACCTCGTTCAGCTGGTGATATACGTTTCGGGTGCGGTGATCGCCGCTGTCGTTATATGGAACGCGATTCCCGGCGGTTGGGCGGAGATAAGTTCGGTCGCGGCCGATGCGGGTAAATTCGAGTTCATTTCGTTCGCGTTTGATGCGACAGTGCCGTTCACATTTTGGGCCGGGCTGATCGGCGGCATCGCGTTGACTACCGCCTCGCACGGAACGGATCAGATCATCGTCCAGCGGCTTCTCGCCTGCCGAAATGAAGGCGATGCAAAGAAAGCGATCGTCACGAGCGGCTTTGTGATCCTGTTTCAATTCGCGTTGCTGCTATTCGTCGGCGTGATGCTCTTCGTTTTCTACAAGCACTTCCCGATGGCAACCGAACTCGCGAAGAACGACGAGGTCTTCCCGCGTTTCATCGTAGAACATATGCCGGTCGGCATCGCCGGGCTGATGATCGCGGCGTTGACCGCGGCGGCAATGTCCACGCTGAGCAGTTCGCTGAATGCACTCGCGTCGAGCAGCGTGCTCGATTTTTACAAGCCCATTTTCAACCCTGACGCCGACGACGCTGAACTTCTGAAATTCTCTCGTCGGCTGACCGCAGTTTGGGGCGTTGTATTGATCGGCATTGCATTTTTGTCGCGTGATGTCGGTTCGGTACTGACGGTCGGCCTCGCGATCGCATCGCTCATTTACGGGCCGATGCTTGGTGCATTCCTGCTGGGCGTGCTGACAGAAAAGGCGAATCAGCAGGGTGTCGTTGCGGGAATGTTTACTTCGATGGCGTCGATGATAGCTATCTGGAACCTAACGCCGATCACGTGGACGTGGTACGTTCCCATCGGAACCGCGATATGTTTTTCCGTCGGATTTCTCGTAAGTGTTGTGTTTGGAGGCGGGAAAGCGTTGGAAAGAAGTTAA
- a CDS encoding glycoside hydrolase family 3 C-terminal domain-containing protein — translation MRSTRVKCLIFLIAAMAVFVNSIAAAPLRPSKLSLQRAERTLRAMTTDEKIGQLIHIGTQARFANQDSTYFRELRRHVIENKVGGIIFFVSPVYEMAHLANRMQSLAKHPLLISLDAETGIGMRFMDAVNLPWAMAVTATGEPELARRMGVVTAREAKALGIRHVFAPVLDVNNNAENPVINVRSFGEDPKDVARFGVAFAEGLQSERVLATAKHFPGHGDTHVDSHRGLPVIDLPRERLDAVELFPFRRAVEAGIGSVMIAHIALPQIDGEVIRPLAYYKGGDAEPGSEIVSENATVPATLSYKVQTEILRKEMGFDGLIVSDAMSMSGLTLYFTQEEAGVRAVLAGTDILEKPENIDAMICGIKHAVASGRIPLPRLNDAVKRQLAWKYEFGLFTNRQTPLDHIDKAVSGIETEALADEIAGKAITLVRNGDNILPLDRNKKIAVLGISNGFDGPATMQPFAAELRSRGLRFAQAYLQENSLAIASHEARTAIADADIVIFGLYGRVRSGLRSSVGIPENGAELLREALRADKKVVGISFGNPYLLTAFPDMQAYLVAYGDMPSLQMAVARSILGTQDIRGRLPITLPNLHPRGTGIQLKKVE, via the coding sequence ATGAGATCGACAAGAGTTAAATGTCTGATTTTCCTGATCGCTGCGATGGCGGTTTTCGTTAATTCGATCGCCGCCGCGCCGCTGAGGCCGTCGAAACTGTCACTGCAGCGTGCGGAACGAACGCTCCGCGCCATGACCACGGACGAGAAGATCGGCCAGCTTATCCACATCGGCACTCAGGCGCGTTTCGCCAATCAGGACAGCACCTATTTTCGCGAACTCCGCCGCCATGTCATCGAAAACAAGGTTGGCGGCATCATCTTTTTTGTGTCTCCGGTTTACGAGATGGCTCACCTCGCAAACCGCATGCAGTCGCTGGCAAAACATCCGCTACTGATCTCGCTTGATGCCGAAACCGGCATAGGAATGCGGTTCATGGACGCGGTGAATCTCCCCTGGGCGATGGCTGTTACTGCGACCGGCGAGCCCGAGCTCGCACGCAGAATGGGCGTCGTTACGGCCCGCGAAGCGAAAGCTTTGGGAATACGCCACGTTTTCGCTCCGGTGCTGGACGTTAACAACAACGCCGAAAATCCAGTGATTAACGTCCGAAGTTTCGGCGAAGATCCGAAGGACGTTGCAAGGTTCGGGGTCGCTTTCGCCGAGGGACTGCAAAGCGAACGCGTACTCGCGACCGCAAAACATTTCCCGGGCCACGGCGATACGCACGTCGATTCTCACCGCGGTCTGCCGGTGATCGATCTGCCGCGTGAACGTCTCGATGCCGTCGAGCTTTTCCCTTTCCGCCGTGCCGTCGAAGCAGGCATCGGCTCGGTGATGATCGCACACATCGCACTCCCGCAGATCGACGGCGAGGTCATTAGGCCGCTCGCATATTACAAGGGCGGCGATGCCGAGCCGGGCTCCGAGATAGTTAGCGAGAACGCGACGGTCCCTGCGACGCTTTCCTACAAAGTGCAGACAGAGATACTGCGAAAGGAAATGGGTTTCGACGGCCTGATCGTGTCAGACGCGATGTCGATGAGCGGGCTCACTCTCTATTTCACACAGGAAGAAGCGGGCGTCCGTGCCGTCCTCGCCGGGACCGACATTCTCGAAAAACCGGAGAATATTGACGCGATGATCTGCGGCATAAAACACGCCGTCGCAAGCGGCAGAATTCCGTTGCCGCGGCTCAACGATGCCGTCAAACGCCAGCTTGCTTGGAAATATGAGTTCGGGCTTTTTACCAACCGTCAAACTCCGCTCGACCACATCGACAAGGCCGTATCGGGCATCGAAACCGAGGCACTCGCCGACGAGATCGCGGGGAAAGCCATAACGCTCGTCCGCAACGGCGACAACATTTTGCCACTCGACAGAAACAAAAAGATCGCCGTCCTCGGCATCTCGAACGGCTTTGACGGGCCGGCAACGATGCAGCCTTTTGCTGCAGAGCTGAGGTCACGCGGACTTAGATTTGCACAGGCCTATCTGCAGGAAAACTCACTAGCAATTGCTTCGCATGAGGCACGCACCGCGATCGCGGACGCAGACATCGTCATTTTCGGGCTCTACGGCCGCGTGCGTTCGGGTCTGCGGTCGAGCGTCGGCATTCCGGAGAACGGAGCGGAACTGCTCCGCGAGGCGTTGCGAGCTGATAAAAAGGTCGTCGGCATCAGTTTTGGGAACCCCTATCTGCTGACGGCATTTCCCGATATGCAGGCATATTTGGTAGCCTACGGCGATATGCCGAGCCTTCAAATGGCGGTGGCACGGTCGATCCTGGGGACGCAGGACATTCGCGGCAGGCTTCCGATCACGCTGCCGAACCTGCACCCACGCGGCACAGGAATTCAATTGAAGAAAGTAGAATGA